TATGCGGATGGCACGTGATTATGCCCGTTCCCAAGGGTTTACAGGCACGTTTTTTATAGAACCCAAACCCATGGAACCCTCCAAGCATCAATATGATTTTGATGCAGCGACCTCCATCAATTTCATACGTGAACAAGGATTGGAAAAAGATTTTAAACTGAATATTGAGGTAAACCATGCCACATTGGCCCAACATACCTTTCAGCATGAACTTCAAGTAGCGGCAAATGCCGGAATGTTGGGAAGTATCGACGCCAATCGCGGGGATTATCAAAATGGGTGGGATACGGACCAGTTCCCCAATAATGTTCTGGAAACGGCCGAGGCAATGTTGGTTTTCCTAAAAAGTGGCGGGTTGCAAGGTGGAGGCATCAACTTTGACGCTAAAACCCGTAGAAACTCAACCGATCTGGAAGATATTTTTATTGCTCATATTGGCGGTGCCGATACGTTTGCCCGTGGGTTATTGGTAGCCGATGCCGTTATTAACAACTCCAGCTACGAAGAATTATTGGACAACCGTTACGCCTCTTTTAATTCGGGAAAAGGATTGGATTTTGTGCGTGGGTCCCTTTCGCTGACCGATCTTCATGATTATGCCAAACTTGCAGGGGAACCTGAGCAAAGAAGTGGAAAACAGGAGCTTTTTGAAAATATTTTGAATCAGTACCTCTAAAACCTACTGCCCTAAAGGTGAACAACGGAACTCCACCAGTTCATTGCCCGTAAAGCTAGCCGTGACTTCAATGGGATTGCAACACACCTCACAATCCTCAACATAGGCTTGTGTGGACACCGAGGTATCCAACAGCATTGAGATTTCTTCCCAGCAATACGGACATTGAAAGAAGTGCTCCAACATTTTTGAATTGTTTTTAAGGCTTTGGCATTTCAACCAGACAGCCCTACAACCAAATTATAACTCTACGTTCAATAATTGCCCTGTGAGTTGCAACAACTGCAGTTCTGCCAGTTTTGCATTGTATTTGGCCAAGTTCCTACTCGTTTGGGCATTCAGTAAGTTAATCTGTGCCTGTCGTAACTCTACGGACGTGATCTGTCCCAGTTTGTAGCGTTCATTAGATCGATTGTAGTTGTCCGTAGCCGTAAACACATTTTGTTCCTGAAGTTCAAAAACCTTCAATCGGTTTTCATAATCTCCCTGTGCATTGGCAATATCCCGTCTTACCTCCAAAACGATCTGTTTTTGAAATGCCTCCTGGGATTCCAATAGTACTCTTGCATTCTTCAGTTGGGTAATACCGTTCCCACCGTCAAAAAGATTCCATGTAAGGTTCGCTCCCAGACCAAAATTTCTCCTGTTGTTTACAGTTACTCCCGGGAAAAAGGGTCCTGGGGCATTTTGGTTAAGGTTCCATCCATAGAAACCGGTCAATCCAATCGTGGGCAAGAAAACGGATTTGGATGATTTTAAGGTATAATCATTGATGGTCATGTTGGATTTTGCCTGCAACATGCGAACATTGTTTTGCTCCCCTTCCTTTAAAAAACCCTCCAGCCGGATCTTATCGATAAAGGCAATTGTGGTATCGACCGCAAATTGCTGCTCCAGGTCCTCATTGAGGATAATATTCAAATCCCGCATAGTGTTCTCCAACAGCTGCCTCTCGTTCATTAGGTTAATGCTATCGTTCACCAAATCTACCTGGGCATTCAAGACATCCAACTTGTTTATCTGGCCGTATTCAAAGCTGTATTCTGCCCGCTTCAATCGATCTTCGGTATTGGCATAGGTATCTTTGAGGACCTGGATGTTCTCCGAAACCCTTGCCATTTCAAAATACACGGTAAACAGCTGTAGGACCGTGGTTTCAATCGTTTCCCGGGACTGTAGTTCGGACAGATTGTACTCCTCCTTTAACCGCTTGTAATCGTATAACCTACCCAAACCGTCAAAAAGGACATAGTCCGCGGTCAATCGGGCATTATAGCGCTGCGCCTCTGCCTTAAAAAGACTTGCATCCGGTCTTTGTATGGGATTTCCTTCCGAATCTATTTGTACATTGCCCTCATCGTCCCTTAAAAATTGTCCCGGAAATTCAAAGGTGGAATCATCCCGTTGATAGTTTGCCCCGGCCGTCCCCGTAAGGGTAGGAAGAAAACCTGAATTTAGGACACTCTTATTGTTTTCCGCTATTTCAACATCGTTCTTGGCGATTACAATCCCTAAATTGTTTTCCAAGGTAATTTTGACCGCCTCTTCTTTGGAAAGGAAACTTTGTTGTGAAAAGAGGAAAAAGGGGAAAATCGCAAAGAGAAACACGATTTTAGCAGTAGTGAATATCTTCATTATAGCACTTCTTCTAATTCTTGTTCTTGAGAATCGTCAATAACAACATTTTGGTTTGTTCCATTGAGGTGTTTGGTTTTCCCTTCGACCATGTCCGCTTCTTCCTGTTTTTCCTTTATGGCCCGTTCCACCTCTTCCTTACTAATTTTATCTCCGGTCCTTAACCACTTGAAACCAACTTTTACTTCATTGCTAAAGGACAGAAAAATTGGGAGCATTACCAAAGTAAGGACTGTGGCAAAAGCAATTCCATAAGCTATGGAAATGGCCATAGGTTTTAAGAACTGGGCTTGCCTGCTCTTTTCCAACAACAGGGGAGCGAGTCCGGCAATGGTAGTTACGGAAGTCAAAAATATGGCCCTAAACCGCGATTTCCCCGCTTCATACAAAGCGGTTTCAAACTGCATCCCGTTCCGAAGGTTACCATTGAACTTGCCGATCAGTACCAAACCGTCATTGACCATAATCCCAATAAGGGCTATAATACCCAACATGGAAAGAATGTTTACGGGAAAATCATGTATCCAATGACCCCAAGCTACGGCCGTAAGGCTAAAGGGGATAAGAAGCAACAACAATAAGGGTTGGCTAAAACTCCTAAAGGTAAACGCTATGGTAATGTAGATTAAAAACAAGACCACCGGACCTACATAATTCAAAGAATCGGTCAGTTTGTTGCGTTCCCTATTCTGTCCTTCATAGGAAGCCGTCACCGTTGGGTACTTAGACTGTATATCGGGCATTATTTCAGTCCTTATCCAGGTCAGCACATCCGGAGCACTGGTATTTTTTGGGTCTTTTAAATCCGAGCTGACCCGTATTTCCCGTTGTCCATCCAAATGGTTGATGGCAACATCCCCCCTGGCAATTTCATAATTGGCTATTTCCTTAAGTGGCACGCGACTACCGGACGGGGCAACAATACGCATTTCGTCCAGTTGGTTAATGGAGGCCCTATTGTCCCGATCATACCGGACCCAAACCCGAATTTCGTCCTGTCCACGTTGAAAACGCTGTGCCTGGGCCCCAAAAAACCCAGATCTTACCTGATTCATGACCGTTCGTAAATCCAAGCCCAACAAATAGGCGCTTTCCTTAAGTTCCAATTGTATCTCCTTGATTCCGGCAGGGTCATTGTCCGCAACATCCTTGAGCAGGGCATTTTCCTCCATGGCCGTCTTCAATTCAGATT
The sequence above is a segment of the Muricauda sp. SCSIO 64092 genome. Coding sequences within it:
- the xylA gene encoding xylose isomerase; this encodes MATIGNTEYFKGIGEITYEGKASDNPLAYKFYNPEQIVAGKSMREHFKFAMAYWHTLCGTGGDPFGPGTKNFPWATKNDPIEAAREKADAAFEFITKMGFDYYCFHDYDLVDEADSLAESEKRVLHMVDYLKEKMKASGVKLLWGTANLFSHPRYMNGAASNPNFDVVARAGAQLKIALDATMELNGENYVFWGGREGYMSLLNTDMKLEQDNIGRFMRMARDYARSQGFTGTFFIEPKPMEPSKHQYDFDAATSINFIREQGLEKDFKLNIEVNHATLAQHTFQHELQVAANAGMLGSIDANRGDYQNGWDTDQFPNNVLETAEAMLVFLKSGGLQGGGINFDAKTRRNSTDLEDIFIAHIGGADTFARGLLVADAVINNSSYEELLDNRYASFNSGKGLDFVRGSLSLTDLHDYAKLAGEPEQRSGKQELFENILNQYL
- a CDS encoding CPXCG motif-containing cysteine-rich protein translates to MLEHFFQCPYCWEEISMLLDTSVSTQAYVEDCEVCCNPIEVTASFTGNELVEFRCSPLGQ
- a CDS encoding TolC family protein gives rise to the protein MKIFTTAKIVFLFAIFPFFLFSQQSFLSKEEAVKITLENNLGIVIAKNDVEIAENNKSVLNSGFLPTLTGTAGANYQRDDSTFEFPGQFLRDDEGNVQIDSEGNPIQRPDASLFKAEAQRYNARLTADYVLFDGLGRLYDYKRLKEEYNLSELQSRETIETTVLQLFTVYFEMARVSENIQVLKDTYANTEDRLKRAEYSFEYGQINKLDVLNAQVDLVNDSINLMNERQLLENTMRDLNIILNEDLEQQFAVDTTIAFIDKIRLEGFLKEGEQNNVRMLQAKSNMTINDYTLKSSKSVFLPTIGLTGFYGWNLNQNAPGPFFPGVTVNNRRNFGLGANLTWNLFDGGNGITQLKNARVLLESQEAFQKQIVLEVRRDIANAQGDYENRLKVFELQEQNVFTATDNYNRSNERYKLGQITSVELRQAQINLLNAQTSRNLAKYNAKLAELQLLQLTGQLLNVEL